The proteins below are encoded in one region of Penicillium psychrofluorescens genome assembly, chromosome: 4:
- a CDS encoding uncharacterized protein (ID:PFLUO_006367-T1.cds;~source:funannotate), producing MSMAPDGAPNGEIVDLLVIKNLWKAYNVSRQTSNNERELRLEYLFWRIWGSQRLSSSITTQTLDRLILRIMTPSSSQELVAMRRNSEAVHVDNGPPTPTIPNLQYTSVHTQSQPAGSTNKAELHSILKKPRTAQSEQEKTTRLLLEQPDGNSITRNPSNPPTPNISELNTQEIQPARMGQKKTSFAAGRPKRGLRRRPAFNRRPSSQLSVSKVSSSSPTRPDSNTYDDSGSFDLLYDYDDSVLSPRVTAGSDTTTATSWIDLKSIEASLPLPHGDTGTTGTMTPSSTDLAISDKDHPARRPEITPAVLAISDKQDPILPPGIQTVSEDPKRAPTQATKQNSELEIPSSSEEFFSFPEISDLPDTPSPPDTTDQQSATPSSPNLTQLELAKADNSAAMLIELLKIINDRDPLPAGEEAPPVPIRPWFTAQRQWLPAPREQKFFEWMLQDHTSVIHPQPKKDQLLPRDYRNQWVAALNSWKFHLARTRKPGLYSHKKGLAILGTIYEEEKEDEEQFVMDLSTPEKEAEWCDFGSEDDTLVPEEA from the exons ATGTCCATGGCCCCGGATGGGGCTCCGAATGGAGAAATAGTGGACCTCTTAGTGATCAAGAACTTGTGGAAGG CCTATAATGTCTCGCGTCAGACGAGCAACAATGAAAGAGAGCTCCGACTGGAGTATCTCTTCTGGAGAATATGGGGCAGCCAGCGTCTCTCTAGCTCAATCACCACCCAGACCTTGGATAGACTGATCCTGCGAATCATGACGCCGTCTTCTTCGCAAGAGCTGGTCGCGATGCGTCGTAATAGCGAG GCTGTACATGTTGATAATGGCCCGCCGACCCCTACTATCCCAAACCTCCAGTACACCAGCGTGCACACTCAATCCCAGCCTGCCGGTAGCACAAACAAGGCTGAGCTCCATTCAATCCTAAAGAAACCGCGCACTGCGCAGAGTGAGCAGGAGAAGACTACGCGTCTCCTCCTTGAGCAACCCGATGGAAATAGCATCACTCGTAACCCGTCTAACCCTCCCACCCCAAATATATCTGAGCTGAATACCCAGGAAATCCAGCCGGCTCGAATGGgacagaagaagacatcCTTCGCCGCTGGCCGACCCAAGCGAGGCCTACGGCGTCGACCAGCTTTCAACCGCCGGCCATCCTCGCAGTTATCCGTCTCTAAGGTTTCGTCTTCGTCTCCAACCAGACCAGACTCCAACACCTACGATGATTCTGGTTCTTTCGATCTGCTGTACGATTACGATGATTCTGTGCTGTCTCCTCGTGTCACAGCGGGCTCGGATACGACCACCGCAACAAGCTGGATCGATCTCAAGTCCATTGAAGCATCGTTGCCGCTGCCACACGGGGACACTGGCACCACCGGCACCATGACACCCTCCAGCACTGATCTGGCAATCTCAGACAAAGATCACCCAGCCAGGCGTCCGGAAATCACCCCGGCGGTGCTCGCCATATCAGACAAACAGGATCCCATCCTGCCGCCGGGAATACAGACGGTTAGTGAGGACCCCAAGAGAGCGCCGACCCAGGCCACAAAGCAGAATTCTGAACTTGAGATCCCTAGTTCCTCTGAAgagttcttttctttcccagaGATTTCAGATTTACCAGACACCCCTTCCCCCCCAGACACTACCGACCAACAATCAGCCACCCCCTCGTCACCCAACCTTACCCAACTCGAGCTCGCAAAAGCAGACAACTCCGCCGCGATGCTTATCGAGCTCCTCAAAATCATCAACGACCGCGACCCCCTCCCAGCAGGGGAGGAGGCACCTCCCGTCCCGATCCGGCCATGGTTCACGGCCCAGCGCCAGTGGCTCCCTGCACCGCGGGAGCAGAAGTTCTTTGAGTGGATGTTGCAGGACCATACCTCTGTTATTCACCCACAGCCCAAAAAGGATCAGCTCTTGCCGAGAGACTACCGGAATCAGTGGGTGGCTGCTTTGAATTCGTGGAAATTTCATCTGGCGAGGACCAGAAAGCCTGGTTTGTACAGTCACAAGAAGGGACTTGCTATCCTAGGGACTATCTatgaggaggaaaaggaggatgaggagcaATTTGTGATGGATTTGAGTACGCCTGAGAAAGAAGCGGAGTGGTGTGATTTTGGGTCAGAGGATGACACTCTTGTTCCTGAGGAAGCCTGA